A section of the Desulfovibrio porci genome encodes:
- a CDS encoding integrase core domain-containing protein: KRTANLPVWTHRYNFVRPHTALGRKPPASRLSGG; this comes from the coding sequence GAAAAGAACAGCGAACTTGCCGGTCTGGACGCATCGCTACAACTTTGTGCGTCCGCATACGGCTCTTGGCAGAAAACCTCCAGCCTCAAGGCTGAGCGGAGGGTGA